One window of the Rhodococcus sovatensis genome contains the following:
- a CDS encoding class I SAM-dependent methyltransferase, whose amino-acid sequence MIADEVFRRGRAGLPSWINEHDGSRSVLPVSRWMGGTAATADDLRADAASIALCSGPTLDLGCGPGRLTEALLKVGVPALGVDASPVAVEITNERGGVAVVRDIFSALPGTGYWSHVLLADGNIGIGGDPTVLLRQACSLLRLGGTVIVEAEKTVAAGVYRRSVRWETTEAVGEWFAWASVGMGAVYELASSVGLDVRRIIEVDERVFMELTMQGIQ is encoded by the coding sequence ATGATTGCAGACGAAGTCTTTCGTCGAGGTCGAGCGGGCCTACCGTCTTGGATCAACGAACACGACGGATCGCGAAGCGTGCTGCCGGTTTCGCGGTGGATGGGTGGCACAGCGGCGACTGCCGACGATCTGCGTGCGGACGCAGCGTCGATCGCGCTGTGCTCGGGCCCGACTCTCGATCTCGGTTGTGGACCGGGGCGGCTGACCGAGGCGCTATTGAAGGTCGGAGTGCCGGCCCTGGGTGTTGATGCGTCACCTGTTGCCGTGGAGATCACCAATGAACGAGGAGGGGTGGCTGTCGTACGTGACATATTTTCCGCACTGCCCGGCACGGGGTATTGGTCGCACGTGCTGCTTGCTGATGGCAACATCGGGATCGGTGGTGATCCGACCGTGTTGCTACGGCAGGCTTGTTCGCTGCTCCGTCTCGGTGGAACGGTTATCGTCGAGGCCGAGAAGACTGTGGCTGCCGGTGTGTACCGCAGGTCGGTGCGATGGGAAACAACAGAGGCCGTGGGGGAGTGGTTTGCGTGGGCGAGCGTCGGAATGGGTGCAGTGTATGAACTCGCTTCGAGCGTCGGTTTGGATGTTCGACGGATCATCGAAGTCGACGAGCGAGTATTCATGGAGCTGACCATGCAAGGAATACAGTGA
- a CDS encoding D-alanyl-D-alanine carboxypeptidase/D-alanyl-D-alanine-endopeptidase, with translation MPSSRIPGRRFGGRSILASFTVVGVVLTGACGSSDSTEQTEGGQALPPDAQAIMDSDPYSAARWSYLVIDPETDEVIYSNQADTFMFLASQTKHFTVGTVFDELGIDEKITTPVYATAVPAGGTLAGDLVLVGSGDLALGGRNAAEGKFDFATDGIDHVYADAIPGAVLAPGDPLAGLDDLAEQVLASGVTRIDGDVLVDPRLWETYETVEGLVPSIFVNDNLVDISAEPGEPGQPATVRMLPGNGLFTIDSQVTTGAADSDSTMVVAADDTNPTIIRVTGSVPAGKSSLTVFRITDAAGWARKLFVEALQRAGVEVASTSKINDEAALPPKDSYQDSLRLAELESAPLGEAGGMILATSYNTGANTFVCLLAASTGSDQCADGLPAVRELAAEAGIPASDFVIMDGQGGDPSSATPTAVATWFEWVNQQPWADTFWAGQPILGERGSLSGVGVDSPARGKVVGKTSTSADVEPGTGRLIVTTQGLSGYLDVGDDRRLLFVVATSNAVFPDLPRGVFQVGDDVGMVAAAFQQAQEK, from the coding sequence ATGCCATCCTCGAGAATTCCCGGACGCAGATTCGGCGGTCGATCGATTCTGGCCTCGTTCACCGTTGTCGGCGTTGTGCTGACCGGGGCATGCGGCTCGTCGGATTCCACCGAACAGACTGAGGGTGGGCAGGCACTACCTCCCGATGCGCAGGCGATCATGGACTCGGATCCATACTCGGCGGCTCGGTGGTCGTACCTCGTGATCGACCCCGAGACCGACGAAGTCATCTACAGCAATCAGGCCGACACGTTCATGTTTCTCGCCTCGCAGACGAAGCATTTCACCGTCGGCACGGTGTTCGACGAACTCGGAATCGACGAGAAGATCACGACCCCGGTCTACGCAACTGCTGTACCGGCGGGCGGCACCTTGGCCGGTGATCTGGTGTTGGTCGGATCCGGAGACCTCGCGCTCGGGGGCCGCAACGCTGCCGAGGGCAAGTTCGACTTCGCCACCGACGGAATCGACCATGTCTACGCCGACGCCATCCCCGGAGCGGTTCTCGCGCCGGGTGATCCGCTTGCCGGACTCGACGACCTGGCCGAACAGGTGCTCGCCTCGGGTGTGACGCGGATCGACGGCGACGTACTCGTCGACCCGCGTCTGTGGGAAACGTACGAGACAGTCGAAGGCCTCGTCCCGTCGATCTTCGTGAACGACAATCTCGTCGATATCTCGGCAGAGCCAGGGGAGCCGGGTCAGCCGGCCACCGTTCGGATGCTGCCGGGGAACGGTCTTTTCACGATCGACTCGCAGGTGACCACCGGCGCTGCCGACAGTGATTCCACGATGGTGGTCGCCGCAGACGACACGAACCCGACGATCATTCGGGTCACCGGTTCGGTCCCGGCGGGGAAGTCGTCGTTGACCGTTTTCCGCATCACCGACGCGGCCGGCTGGGCTCGTAAACTCTTCGTAGAAGCCCTGCAGCGCGCAGGTGTCGAGGTGGCTTCGACCTCGAAGATCAACGACGAGGCTGCGCTTCCCCCGAAGGACTCGTACCAAGACAGCCTGCGGTTGGCGGAATTGGAATCGGCCCCGCTGGGTGAGGCCGGTGGAATGATCCTCGCAACCAGCTACAACACCGGCGCGAACACGTTCGTCTGCTTGCTTGCAGCCTCGACGGGGTCGGACCAGTGTGCCGATGGTCTGCCGGCTGTCCGTGAGCTGGCCGCAGAGGCAGGAATACCGGCGTCGGACTTCGTGATCATGGACGGACAAGGTGGTGACCCGTCGTCCGCGACTCCGACAGCCGTGGCGACCTGGTTCGAGTGGGTGAATCAACAGCCTTGGGCGGATACGTTCTGGGCCGGCCAGCCGATCCTGGGTGAGCGTGGCTCGTTGTCCGGTGTAGGCGTCGACAGTCCGGCGAGGGGGAAAGTCGTCGGGAAGACGTCGACCTCTGCTGACGTCGAACCCGGGACAGGGCGCTTGATCGTGACGACTCAGGGTCTGTCGGGCTATCTCGATGTGGGTGACGATCGACGGTTGCTGTTCGTGGTCGCGACAAGCAACGCCGTGTTCCCCGACCTTCCTCGCGGAGTCTTCCAGGTGGGCGACGATGTCGGCATGGTGGCGGCCGCATTCCAGCAAGCACAGGAGAAGTAG
- a CDS encoding DUF1295 domain-containing protein, with translation MSRGASLCRVAIAYAVAIAVGFAWLVLGPSTGQLWLDSLTADLLATLVIFAASRIHRNSSFYDAYWSVIPPLLAFYWWFDAGTVVDDARWWLLMIVMVAWSIRLTGNWISTFRGLHHEDWRYPLLRERAGRLEGLADLFGIHVFPTLQVFAGLIPVYVVATRPGEVFGPLDLVAFVVGVGALSIETIADLQMRRFIHSNESGRSMDKGLWAWSRHPNYFGEFGIWLSFCLFGLAADPGAWWVMAGAVVMLMMFLGVSIPMMERRSLQRRPEYREVMGRVSRFLPSPPRSGRT, from the coding sequence ATGAGCCGAGGCGCATCGCTCTGCCGGGTGGCGATCGCATACGCCGTGGCCATCGCCGTTGGATTCGCGTGGTTGGTGCTGGGCCCGAGCACCGGCCAGTTGTGGCTCGATAGCCTGACTGCCGATCTGCTCGCGACGCTGGTGATCTTCGCTGCCAGTCGTATACATCGCAATTCCAGCTTCTACGACGCGTACTGGAGCGTCATACCTCCGCTGTTGGCGTTCTACTGGTGGTTCGACGCGGGCACCGTTGTCGACGACGCCCGGTGGTGGCTGCTGATGATCGTCATGGTGGCGTGGTCGATTCGGCTGACCGGCAATTGGATCTCCACCTTTCGGGGCCTCCACCATGAAGACTGGCGATATCCACTACTACGCGAGCGTGCTGGGCGGCTCGAGGGGCTCGCTGATCTTTTCGGCATCCATGTCTTCCCGACGTTGCAGGTTTTCGCCGGACTGATACCCGTCTACGTTGTTGCGACGCGGCCCGGTGAGGTATTCGGTCCACTCGACCTCGTCGCATTCGTTGTCGGTGTCGGCGCGTTGAGTATCGAGACGATCGCGGATCTGCAGATGCGTCGCTTCATTCACTCCAACGAGTCGGGGCGGAGCATGGACAAGGGTTTGTGGGCGTGGTCGCGGCATCCGAATTACTTCGGTGAGTTCGGAATATGGCTCTCGTTCTGCCTCTTCGGACTGGCTGCGGACCCGGGCGCGTGGTGGGTGATGGCGGGAGCTGTCGTCATGCTGATGATGTTTCTCGGCGTGAGTATCCCGATGATGGAACGGCGCAGTCTTCAGCGCCGCCCCGAGTACCGCGAGGTCATGGGCCGGGTCTCCCGTTTCCTTCCGAGCCCGCCTCGGAGTGGGCGCACCTGA
- a CDS encoding serine hydrolase domain-containing protein — MPTAHLSTRRRIARRAKTTGAAAIILTAALVAASCSSDSDNTSTSSTPSAGAAGSEASSSGESSAALVPLDTAAMDTVVDDLATQFREVGMMVLVKTPEGDYTKSWGTLGLDSTEVPTADTKVRIGSNTKTWTGTVILQMVQEGKISVEDPVSKYRPDVPNGENITIAQLLDMRSGLYNYTQTLELNEALDNDPQRVWEPEQLLALAFANPPVAAPGTEYNYSNTNTVLLGLIAEQLDGKPIAQIYQDRLFSALDMTSTSFPANTDTSIPDTYANGYSYSGNVETLGEGKESLSPDRLAAIEAGTVQPRITTNDNPSWTWSAGQGISTANDLVTWVQALGNGDLLDVETQAMRMDSVQPSDPSDPSGSSYGYGIAQMGPMYGHIGEMPGYNSFMGYDPANDVTIVVWGTLAPTPEGAPPAAAVAKSLVPLIYASSTDNTGEHIDDAAEDTSGG, encoded by the coding sequence ATGCCAACAGCACACCTGTCGACCCGGCGGCGTATTGCCCGACGGGCCAAGACCACCGGGGCCGCCGCCATCATCCTCACGGCCGCGCTCGTAGCCGCGTCGTGTTCGTCGGACTCGGACAACACCTCGACATCCTCGACACCGAGTGCGGGAGCGGCTGGTTCGGAAGCGTCGAGTTCGGGGGAATCCAGCGCCGCGCTCGTACCGCTCGACACAGCCGCGATGGACACCGTCGTCGACGATCTGGCAACCCAATTCCGCGAGGTCGGCATGATGGTGCTCGTCAAGACACCGGAAGGCGACTACACGAAATCGTGGGGAACACTCGGGCTCGACTCGACGGAAGTCCCCACCGCGGACACGAAAGTACGTATCGGTTCCAACACCAAGACCTGGACCGGCACAGTCATCCTGCAGATGGTCCAGGAGGGCAAGATCTCGGTCGAGGATCCAGTGAGCAAGTATCGGCCTGATGTGCCCAACGGCGAGAACATCACGATCGCCCAACTGCTCGATATGCGAAGCGGGCTGTACAACTACACCCAGACTCTCGAGCTCAACGAAGCCCTCGACAACGATCCGCAAAGAGTATGGGAGCCAGAACAATTGCTGGCCCTGGCCTTCGCCAATCCGCCGGTGGCGGCACCCGGTACCGAATACAACTACTCCAACACCAACACCGTTCTACTCGGTCTCATCGCCGAGCAGCTCGACGGCAAACCGATCGCTCAGATCTACCAGGATCGACTGTTCAGCGCGCTGGACATGACGAGCACATCCTTCCCCGCCAACACCGACACGTCGATTCCCGACACCTACGCCAACGGCTACTCCTACAGCGGCAACGTAGAGACCTTGGGCGAAGGTAAGGAATCGCTTTCGCCCGATCGGCTGGCGGCCATCGAGGCAGGTACGGTCCAACCCAGAATCACGACCAACGACAATCCGTCGTGGACATGGTCGGCGGGCCAGGGCATCTCGACCGCCAACGACCTCGTCACCTGGGTCCAAGCACTCGGCAACGGAGACCTTCTCGACGTAGAAACCCAGGCAATGCGGATGGACAGCGTCCAACCGTCGGACCCGAGCGACCCGTCCGGCAGCAGTTATGGCTACGGCATCGCACAGATGGGACCGATGTACGGGCACATCGGCGAGATGCCCGGGTACAACTCGTTCATGGGATACGACCCGGCCAATGACGTCACCATCGTGGTCTGGGGCACTCTGGCACCGACCCCCGAGGGTGCCCCGCCAGCCGCTGCGGTTGCCAAATCTCTTGTGCCGCTTATCTATGCGAGTTCCACCGACAACACCGGTGAACACATCGACGATGCCGCCGAGGACACCAGCGGCGGATAG
- a CDS encoding PadR family transcriptional regulator, which translates to MVQGDLNTTSFLVLGLLASRDWSAYEIAEQVGRGVAEVWPRADRQRYNTPKRLLERGLVTARTEHTGERRRRTVYSITEAGRDALTEWLGTQSRPPALEFEGLIRVMFAEQGSVEDLRANLRNLREQASQAQQLFVSHAGRLHAPEGGTFPERLHLMTLANKFMIGHFDNMIEWAEWALDETEYWPDTSSPATTHAARSREILSYTMKLARPAGPEPESS; encoded by the coding sequence TTGGTTCAGGGCGACCTCAACACCACGTCGTTCCTGGTGCTCGGGCTCCTGGCATCCAGAGACTGGTCGGCCTACGAAATCGCAGAACAGGTCGGCCGAGGAGTGGCCGAGGTGTGGCCGCGGGCTGACCGCCAGCGCTACAACACCCCGAAGCGCCTTCTCGAGCGCGGACTGGTCACAGCCCGAACCGAGCACACCGGCGAGCGTCGTCGCAGAACCGTGTACTCCATCACGGAGGCGGGTCGCGATGCGCTCACCGAGTGGCTCGGCACCCAGTCCCGTCCACCAGCGCTGGAATTCGAGGGCCTTATCCGGGTCATGTTCGCCGAACAAGGGTCCGTCGAGGACCTTCGAGCCAACCTTCGAAACTTGCGTGAGCAGGCCAGCCAGGCACAGCAACTCTTCGTCTCCCACGCCGGACGGCTCCACGCTCCGGAAGGCGGGACCTTTCCGGAACGGCTGCACCTGATGACGCTCGCCAACAAGTTCATGATCGGCCACTTCGACAACATGATCGAATGGGCAGAATGGGCGCTCGACGAGACCGAGTACTGGCCCGATACCTCGAGTCCTGCGACGACGCACGCCGCACGCAGTCGCGAAATTCTCTCCTACACAATGAAGTTGGCGCGTCCTGCCGGTCCGGAACCTGAATCCTCCTAG
- a CDS encoding TetR/AcrR family transcriptional regulator, producing MSRDLPRTAKGRRTRAAIVDAAAAMMYVRGVAGTTLDDVLDASETGKSQLYYYFSDKSDLVEAVVARQLERVLAAQPLLAHIDSVEDIDAWAREVVRNHEQPGGPFSCPLGSLAAELKNDVAFVPSLDAAFRRWAQPLEAGLRRMTERGELEVEADPAALADTLIAALQGGMLLARIAGDVQPLRDVLDAAVAAIRKRRIET from the coding sequence GTGAGCAGGGATTTACCGCGGACTGCGAAGGGGCGGCGAACGAGGGCTGCGATCGTTGATGCCGCCGCCGCGATGATGTACGTCCGCGGCGTCGCAGGAACCACGCTCGATGACGTCCTCGACGCATCCGAGACTGGGAAGTCCCAGCTCTACTATTACTTCTCGGATAAGTCGGACCTGGTGGAGGCAGTTGTCGCGCGGCAGCTGGAACGTGTTCTCGCGGCTCAGCCACTTCTCGCGCATATCGACAGTGTCGAGGACATAGATGCATGGGCCAGGGAGGTCGTACGAAACCACGAGCAGCCGGGAGGTCCGTTCTCCTGCCCGCTCGGTTCCCTCGCTGCGGAGCTGAAGAACGACGTGGCGTTCGTTCCATCGCTCGATGCAGCGTTCCGTCGCTGGGCGCAGCCCCTCGAAGCCGGACTGCGGCGAATGACCGAGCGCGGAGAGCTCGAGGTGGAAGCTGACCCCGCGGCGTTGGCGGACACGCTCATCGCAGCGCTTCAGGGCGGCATGTTGCTGGCTCGAATCGCCGGTGACGTGCAACCGCTCCGCGATGTGCTCGACGCTGCCGTCGCCGCAATCCGCAAGCGTCGGATCGAAACCTGA
- a CDS encoding MerR family transcriptional regulator has protein sequence MASVMTIGDFSQASRLSAKTLRFYHHAGLLLPASIDPSNGYRLYSTDQIADAQVIRQLRALSVPVEEIRSILSASDVATRNDLIAAHLERMEAELEATRAAVRSLRGLLEYAPTPLVVEHRSVPATPVLVIRETIDLPNLGDWYTSALAELDALSRTGPLRAVGPKGGIWHTDLFLHERGDAALFYPIASPDDHGTPHGRVQAEILPAVDLAVATHRGPDETIRQTYGALGAYVAEHEIGIGGPIRENYLADAVTEIGWPIFRTGR, from the coding sequence GTGGCTTCCGTGATGACAATCGGCGACTTCTCGCAGGCGAGCAGATTGAGCGCCAAGACGCTTCGCTTCTACCATCACGCCGGACTTCTACTCCCGGCGTCGATTGACCCCTCGAACGGGTATCGGCTCTACAGCACCGACCAGATCGCCGACGCGCAGGTGATCCGCCAGCTGCGCGCACTGTCGGTACCAGTCGAGGAAATCCGGTCCATTCTCTCCGCTTCCGACGTCGCGACGAGGAACGACCTGATCGCTGCGCACCTGGAACGAATGGAAGCCGAGCTGGAAGCGACCAGAGCCGCGGTCAGATCGCTTCGAGGCTTGCTCGAATACGCACCGACGCCGCTCGTCGTCGAACATCGCAGCGTCCCAGCAACACCGGTGCTGGTCATTCGCGAGACGATCGACCTTCCGAACCTCGGCGACTGGTACACCTCGGCCCTCGCCGAGCTGGATGCGTTGTCTCGGACGGGTCCTCTGCGCGCGGTCGGACCGAAGGGCGGAATCTGGCACACCGACCTGTTCCTGCACGAACGTGGAGACGCTGCGTTGTTCTACCCGATTGCATCTCCGGACGATCATGGCACTCCCCACGGACGAGTCCAGGCAGAGATACTCCCCGCTGTCGACCTGGCCGTCGCAACGCATCGAGGGCCCGACGAGACGATACGGCAGACCTACGGGGCGCTCGGGGCGTACGTCGCCGAACACGAGATCGGCATCGGAGGGCCCATCCGAGAGAACTACCTGGCGGATGCCGTCACCGAGATCGGCTGGCCCATCTTCCGTACCGGCCGCTGA